From one Eucalyptus grandis isolate ANBG69807.140 chromosome 9, ASM1654582v1, whole genome shotgun sequence genomic stretch:
- the LOC120288227 gene encoding lipase-like PAD4 isoform X1 — MKAESSPFESSEMLGTFVASTPLLEESWRRCNFADSAAPMNFLADQCGEVGYVAFSGVQAIDWSEPSCGTLMALGECEWEPLFSPLRCDGDGDGDGDGEGTVKVDAGFLRLFLEYYRRWDFQNQIQELLGKVKMIILTGHSFGATTASLTTLWLLSNLQPVASPISVLCLTFGTPLLGNESLSRAILRERWGGSFCNIVSKLDVVPKLFFAPLTSLTPQLYLLLQFWRGAMASPSPEQLVGELQKQNFDEFFSNVKKCVQDAAQSEEGARNNLFWPLGSYLFCSEEGAICLDDATSIVKMMHLMLETVSPASSFEDHLKYSYFTRLLSLQFLKRIDINDLSESSSEAGVFLALQSSGIDPQDDNISKPAKDCLEMARYMGRAPNLNNAYLAIKLSEIVPCRAQLEWYKARCDESVDQRGYYDTFKKKFAVSKREYTIDMILFSLSTFWDKVIGMAARNELSHDFHRRSKWVNASHSYMLLAEPLEIARYYHRGMHTERGHYIKHGRNRRFQILERWWNRKVAVAAQEPQQNNNRRSRSRYASFTQDTLFWARVEEAKDWLKNAEEEKDPNKLELLLANMNSFETYTEELIKNKEVSIDVLAKNSSYTLWAEKWKDLKSKLKTGSRTWKRKRT, encoded by the exons ATGAAGGCCGAGTCGTCGCC GTTCGAGAGCAGTGAGATGCTCGGGACTTTCGTGGCGTCGACACCCCTCCTGGAGGAATCGTGGAGGCGGTGCAATTTCGCGGACTCTGCCGCTCCGATGAACTTCCTGGCGGACCAATGTGGCGAGGTTGGGTACGTGGCGTTCTCGGGCGTCCAGGCGATCGACTGGTCCGAACCGAGCTGCGGGACCCTGATGGCGCTGGGCGAGTGCGAATGGGAGCCTCTGTTCTCACCGTTGAGGtgcgatggcgacggcgacggcgacggcgacggcgaggggacGGTCAAGGTGGACGCCGGATTCCTCCGTCTCTTCCTCGAATATTACCGGCGATGGGATTTCCAAAACCAG ATTCAGGAATTATTAGGAAAGGTTAAGATGATTATCCTCACAGGCCATTCCTTCGGAGCAACAACCGCCTCTCTTACTACTCTTTGGCTCCTCTCCAATCTACAGCCCGTTGCTTCTCCCATCTCAGTCCTTTGCCTCACCTTCGGCACTCCCTTGCTTGGCAATGAGTCTCTTTCTCGAGCCATTCTCCGGGAAAGATGGGGCGGGAGCTTCTGTAACATTGTCTCGAAGCTCGATGTAGTGCCGAAACTGTTCTTCGCTCCACTAACCTCCTTGACTCCTCAACTGTACTTGCTGCTTCAGTTTTGGCGAGGTGCTATGGCTTCACCCAGTCCAGAACAGTTAGTTGGAGAActgcaaaaacaaaattttgatgaattctTTAGCAACGTCAAAAAATGTGTTCAAGATGCTGCACAATCAGAAGAAGGGGCGAGGAACAATTTGTTTTGGCCACTGGGAAGCTACCTATTCTGTTCAGAAGAGGGAGCGATCTGTCTGGATGATGCAACGTCTATTGTTAAGATGATGCATTTGATGCTCGAGACAGTCTCTCCAGCTTCCAGTTTTGAGGATCATCTGAAGTATAGTTATTTTACAAGACTACTTTCTTTGCAGTTCCTGAAAAGAATAGACATCAATGACCTCTCCGAGTCAAGCTCCGAAGCTGGTGTCTTCTTGGCATTACAATCCTCAGGAATAGATCCACAG GATGACAATATTTCAAAGCCAGCTAAAGATTGCCTGGAGATGGCTCGGTACATGGGACGTGCACCGAACCTGAACAATGCTTATCTAGCTATCAAACTGTCTGAGATAGTACCCTGCAGGGCACAACTTGAGTGGTACAAGGCACGCTGTGACGAGTCTGTGGATCAACGTGGGTATTATGACACATTCAAGAAGAAATTTGCAGTATCCAAGAGGGAGTACACAATCGACATGATCCTGTTCAGCCTCAGCACATTCTGGGATAAGGTCATAGGCATGGCAGCACGGAATGAACTCTCACACGATTTCCACCGCAGGTCCAAGTGGGTCAATGCGTCCCATTCCTACATGCTCCTCGCCGAGCCATTGGAAATTGCACGCTATTACCATCGTGGCATGCACACAGAGAGGGGACATTACATCAAGCATGGAAGGAATAGGAGGTTCCAGATTTTGGAAAGATGGTGGAATCGGAAGGTTGCTGTTGCGGCGCAAGAACcacaacaaaataacaacagaAGGAGCAGGAGCAGGTATGCAAGCTTCACTCAAGATACTTTGTTTTGGGCGAGAGTGGAGGAAGCGAAGGACTGGCTCAAGAACGCGGAAGAGGAAAAGGACCCGAATAAGTTGGAACTACTTTTGGCGAACATGAACAGTTTCGAGACGTACACAGAGGAGCTAATTAAGAACAAGGAGGTGTCCATAGATGTTCTGGCTAAAAACTCAAGTTACACATTATGGGCTGAgaaatggaaagatttgaagTCGAAGCTAAAGACTGGCTCAAGAAcgtggaagaggaagaggaccTAA
- the LOC108955218 gene encoding NAD-dependent protein deacylase SRT2-like, translated as MLGEALCDYNKVSNLCVRTGRVIFARSVRINACISVPGVSSGNPAKAPPKFSRDKKMVPDSDPPSLKDTDSLHRFFESKSALEFLFFFFFCPLPAMTSYFYLCSQGSCSMTKFMFAHLCLSKLACGTKLVVLTGAGMSTEYGIPDYRSPNGAYSADYRPITHQACRRYWARSYAGWRSFIAAQLSAAHYALASLEKAGQIDFMITQNVDRQELWYEAEA; from the exons ATGCTGGGAG AGGCTCTGTGTGATTATAATAAGGTTTCGAACCTTTGTGTGAGAACTGGGAGGGTCATTTTCGCAAGGTCGGTTCGCATAAATGCCTGCATATCGGTCCCTGGGGTTTCTTCGGGGAATCCGGCGAAAGCACCACCCAAATTCTCGAGGGACAAGAAAATGGTGCCTGATTCAGATCCTCCAAGCCTTAAGGATACCGATTCTTTGCATCGGTTTTTTGAATCAAAGTCCGctctagaatttttattttttttttttttttgccctttgcCTGCGATGACATCATACTTTTACTTATGTTCCCAAGGGTCTTGTTCCATGACTAAATTCATGTTTGCTCACCTATGTTTGTCTAAATTGGCTTGTGGTACGAAGCTTGTGGTTTTGACTGGAGCTGGAATGAGCACGGAGTATGGTATTCCTGATTATAGAAG TCCAAATGGGGCTTATAGCGCAGATTACAGGCCAATTACCCATCAG GCCTGTAGGCGATATTGGGCAAGGAGCTATGCTGGATGGAGAAGTTTTATTGCAGCACAGCTTAGTGCAGCTCATTATGCCCTTGCGTCGCTAGAAAAGGCTGGTCAAATAGATTTTATGATTACCCAAAATGTTGACAG ACAAGAGCTTTGGTATGAAGCGGAGGCCTGA
- the LOC120288227 gene encoding lipase-like PAD4 isoform X2, whose product MKAESSPFESSEMLGTFVASTPLLEESWRRCNFADSAAPMNFLADQCGEVGYVAFSGVQAIDWSEPSCGTLMALGECEWEPLFSPLRCDGDGDGDGDGEGTVKVDAGFLRLFLEYYRRWDFQNQELLGKVKMIILTGHSFGATTASLTTLWLLSNLQPVASPISVLCLTFGTPLLGNESLSRAILRERWGGSFCNIVSKLDVVPKLFFAPLTSLTPQLYLLLQFWRGAMASPSPEQLVGELQKQNFDEFFSNVKKCVQDAAQSEEGARNNLFWPLGSYLFCSEEGAICLDDATSIVKMMHLMLETVSPASSFEDHLKYSYFTRLLSLQFLKRIDINDLSESSSEAGVFLALQSSGIDPQDDNISKPAKDCLEMARYMGRAPNLNNAYLAIKLSEIVPCRAQLEWYKARCDESVDQRGYYDTFKKKFAVSKREYTIDMILFSLSTFWDKVIGMAARNELSHDFHRRSKWVNASHSYMLLAEPLEIARYYHRGMHTERGHYIKHGRNRRFQILERWWNRKVAVAAQEPQQNNNRRSRSRYASFTQDTLFWARVEEAKDWLKNAEEEKDPNKLELLLANMNSFETYTEELIKNKEVSIDVLAKNSSYTLWAEKWKDLKSKLKTGSRTWKRKRT is encoded by the exons ATGAAGGCCGAGTCGTCGCC GTTCGAGAGCAGTGAGATGCTCGGGACTTTCGTGGCGTCGACACCCCTCCTGGAGGAATCGTGGAGGCGGTGCAATTTCGCGGACTCTGCCGCTCCGATGAACTTCCTGGCGGACCAATGTGGCGAGGTTGGGTACGTGGCGTTCTCGGGCGTCCAGGCGATCGACTGGTCCGAACCGAGCTGCGGGACCCTGATGGCGCTGGGCGAGTGCGAATGGGAGCCTCTGTTCTCACCGTTGAGGtgcgatggcgacggcgacggcgacggcgacggcgaggggacGGTCAAGGTGGACGCCGGATTCCTCCGTCTCTTCCTCGAATATTACCGGCGATGGGATTTCCAAAACCAG GAATTATTAGGAAAGGTTAAGATGATTATCCTCACAGGCCATTCCTTCGGAGCAACAACCGCCTCTCTTACTACTCTTTGGCTCCTCTCCAATCTACAGCCCGTTGCTTCTCCCATCTCAGTCCTTTGCCTCACCTTCGGCACTCCCTTGCTTGGCAATGAGTCTCTTTCTCGAGCCATTCTCCGGGAAAGATGGGGCGGGAGCTTCTGTAACATTGTCTCGAAGCTCGATGTAGTGCCGAAACTGTTCTTCGCTCCACTAACCTCCTTGACTCCTCAACTGTACTTGCTGCTTCAGTTTTGGCGAGGTGCTATGGCTTCACCCAGTCCAGAACAGTTAGTTGGAGAActgcaaaaacaaaattttgatgaattctTTAGCAACGTCAAAAAATGTGTTCAAGATGCTGCACAATCAGAAGAAGGGGCGAGGAACAATTTGTTTTGGCCACTGGGAAGCTACCTATTCTGTTCAGAAGAGGGAGCGATCTGTCTGGATGATGCAACGTCTATTGTTAAGATGATGCATTTGATGCTCGAGACAGTCTCTCCAGCTTCCAGTTTTGAGGATCATCTGAAGTATAGTTATTTTACAAGACTACTTTCTTTGCAGTTCCTGAAAAGAATAGACATCAATGACCTCTCCGAGTCAAGCTCCGAAGCTGGTGTCTTCTTGGCATTACAATCCTCAGGAATAGATCCACAG GATGACAATATTTCAAAGCCAGCTAAAGATTGCCTGGAGATGGCTCGGTACATGGGACGTGCACCGAACCTGAACAATGCTTATCTAGCTATCAAACTGTCTGAGATAGTACCCTGCAGGGCACAACTTGAGTGGTACAAGGCACGCTGTGACGAGTCTGTGGATCAACGTGGGTATTATGACACATTCAAGAAGAAATTTGCAGTATCCAAGAGGGAGTACACAATCGACATGATCCTGTTCAGCCTCAGCACATTCTGGGATAAGGTCATAGGCATGGCAGCACGGAATGAACTCTCACACGATTTCCACCGCAGGTCCAAGTGGGTCAATGCGTCCCATTCCTACATGCTCCTCGCCGAGCCATTGGAAATTGCACGCTATTACCATCGTGGCATGCACACAGAGAGGGGACATTACATCAAGCATGGAAGGAATAGGAGGTTCCAGATTTTGGAAAGATGGTGGAATCGGAAGGTTGCTGTTGCGGCGCAAGAACcacaacaaaataacaacagaAGGAGCAGGAGCAGGTATGCAAGCTTCACTCAAGATACTTTGTTTTGGGCGAGAGTGGAGGAAGCGAAGGACTGGCTCAAGAACGCGGAAGAGGAAAAGGACCCGAATAAGTTGGAACTACTTTTGGCGAACATGAACAGTTTCGAGACGTACACAGAGGAGCTAATTAAGAACAAGGAGGTGTCCATAGATGTTCTGGCTAAAAACTCAAGTTACACATTATGGGCTGAgaaatggaaagatttgaagTCGAAGCTAAAGACTGGCTCAAGAAcgtggaagaggaagaggaccTAA